In Psychrobacter immobilis, a single genomic region encodes these proteins:
- the cueR gene encoding Cu(I)-responsive transcriptional regulator produces MNIGQASEQSGISPKMIRYYEQIGLLDAAKRSNSGYRIYSKQDIKDLCFLRQARDLGFSSKQMKELLDLRKNTDRQSADVKQLTLQHIATLNQKIAQLQDMVSSLQISADHCSGDANADCAILKDLEQNK; encoded by the coding sequence ATGAATATCGGTCAAGCGTCAGAGCAATCAGGAATCTCTCCCAAAATGATCCGCTATTATGAACAGATTGGGTTACTTGATGCCGCAAAACGCTCAAATTCAGGATATCGAATCTATTCTAAACAAGATATAAAAGACTTATGCTTTTTAAGACAGGCTCGTGATTTAGGTTTTTCGTCCAAACAGATGAAAGAGTTGCTTGATTTGCGGAAAAATACAGATCGGCAGAGTGCTGATGTTAAACAATTGACACTGCAACATATCGCAACTTTGAACCAAAAAATAGCTCAATTGCAAGATATGGTGAGCTCACTACAGATTTCAGCTGATCATTGCTCAGGTGATGCAAACGCCGATTGTGCCATACTAAAAGATCTTGAACAGAATAAATAA
- a CDS encoding ribonuclease E inhibitor RraB encodes MNKELPNDNTGNALQRLKDDGTDLTKMIEIDFFISVPSESFGILVVEKIKEALPNTTFSIEEEEDDFTCYCKISMIPNYYDVVETESLLNAIAEPYGGYIDGFGSFGN; translated from the coding sequence ATGAATAAGGAACTACCGAATGATAATACTGGAAATGCATTGCAAAGATTAAAAGATGATGGAACAGATTTGACAAAAATGATCGAAATAGATTTTTTTATCTCAGTACCATCTGAGAGTTTTGGAATCTTAGTAGTAGAAAAAATTAAGGAAGCTTTACCAAATACTACTTTCAGCATTGAAGAGGAAGAAGATGATTTTACATGCTATTGTAAAATATCCATGATTCCTAACTATTATGATGTAGTAGAAACTGAATCATTACTGAATGCTATAGCAGAGCCGTATGGTGGTTATATAGATGGTTTTGGATCTTTTGGTAATTAA
- a CDS encoding inorganic diphosphatase, which produces MADFNKILDAGDVDGGIINVVVEIPAGSSHKIEWNRELAVFELDRIDPQIFAKPCNYGFIPQTLDEDGDELDVLLLTEQPLPTGIFLKAKVIGVMKFVDDGEVDDKIVVVPADDRDTGNAYNSLADLPKQLINQLEFHFSHYKDLKKPGTTVVESWGDVAEAKEVIKESIQRWKDL; this is translated from the coding sequence ATGGCAGATTTTAACAAAATTTTGGACGCAGGCGATGTAGACGGCGGCATTATCAACGTAGTAGTAGAAATCCCAGCTGGTAGCAGCCATAAAATTGAGTGGAATCGTGAACTGGCGGTATTTGAGCTTGATCGTATTGATCCACAGATTTTTGCCAAGCCTTGTAACTATGGTTTTATACCGCAAACGCTTGACGAAGATGGTGATGAGCTTGACGTGTTATTGCTGACTGAGCAGCCGCTACCAACTGGTATTTTCTTAAAAGCCAAAGTCATTGGTGTGATGAAGTTCGTTGATGATGGCGAAGTCGATGACAAGATCGTCGTCGTACCTGCTGACGACCGTGATACAGGCAACGCTTATAACAGCCTAGCGGATCTACCAAAGCAGCTAATCAACCAGTTAGAGTTCCATTTCAGCCACTATAAAGATCTGAAAAAACCAGGCACTACGGTCGTTGAATCTTGGGGCGACGTTGCAGAAGCAAAAGAAGTCATCAAAGAGTCTATCCAACGCTGGAAAGACCTATAG
- the lipB gene encoding lipoyl(octanoyl) transferase LipB — MQNTTQQLNDTLISKSLTTADYVPTLDAMLARTLARIDLKKQQGLRTPDELWIVDHNDVYTLGQAGKEEHILQRTNTPIIKTDRGGQVTWHGHGQLVIYWLFDLNSLGWSVRNLVSHAEQAIEDVINDCLQNPASSDTTAISAHARRDAPGVYLYADTSVADDKMMLGKMASLGFKIKHGFSYHGIALNLNCDLSAFNAINPCGYAGMQMLRLSDFTAMQKESDEQTGEALSYEQVTQKLIDNIAKRHAGLIELRALAPK; from the coding sequence ATGCAAAACACCACGCAACAGCTTAATGACACACTGATCAGCAAATCTCTAACAACAGCCGATTACGTTCCCACTCTCGATGCGATGCTAGCACGTACACTTGCACGTATTGACTTAAAAAAACAGCAAGGACTGCGCACACCTGACGAATTATGGATTGTCGATCACAATGATGTGTATACTTTAGGGCAAGCAGGTAAAGAAGAGCACATCTTGCAACGTACCAATACGCCTATTATAAAAACGGATCGCGGCGGTCAAGTGACATGGCATGGTCACGGGCAGCTGGTTATTTATTGGTTGTTCGATTTGAATAGCTTGGGCTGGAGTGTGCGCAACTTGGTCTCGCATGCCGAGCAAGCAATCGAAGACGTCATCAATGACTGTTTGCAAAATCCTGCTTCATCAGACACAACAGCCATCAGCGCCCATGCGCGCCGTGACGCACCCGGTGTTTATCTATATGCTGATACATCTGTAGCGGATGATAAAATGATGCTTGGAAAAATGGCATCGTTAGGCTTCAAAATTAAACATGGATTTAGCTATCACGGTATCGCGCTTAATTTAAATTGTGACTTATCCGCATTTAATGCGATTAATCCGTGCGGCTATGCGGGGATGCAAATGTTACGGTTATCCGACTTTACGGCTATGCAAAAAGAGTCAGATGAACAAACTGGTGAAGCCTTAAGCTATGAACAAGTGACCCAAAAACTTATTGATAACATTGCTAAGCGTCATGCTGGACTCATTGAGCTACGCGCACTCGCACCCAAGTGA